Genomic DNA from Mobula birostris isolate sMobBir1 chromosome 21, sMobBir1.hap1, whole genome shotgun sequence:
ATATTGGATTTAGACTCAAGATTCTGAATCCGATGAGAAAGTGAAACATGAAGATGCACTATGACCAATGTAAAAACATGATTCAGTACCTAAAAGAGGCAGTTTATACTAATAGCCACTCCAGTTGGGCGaattccaccacctcctcctcaGTGTTTCCACTAAGCTGACAGAATACCCAAATGTGACGTTTCCATATGTAGGCCTGGACGTTGACTAAGAGCTCTGTCCTTCCCCATTCATAGTCATAGGTGTACAGCACTGAAATAGCCCTTCATCACCCCCACATCCATGCTAGAACCTTTTTGCccacctacactaatcccatttgcccacattacaTCTGTATCCTTTTGCGCCTTGCCTACTTAAGTCTATCTAAATTCTTTTAAATAGTGATTGCATATGATTCCTCCACCACTTTTGGCTGCATATTCCAAATATCAagcactctgtaaaaaaaaacatagcCCTTGATTCCCTTTTAAAACCCCATCCTTTTGCTTTAAGCTTAAAATCTCATTATTGACACTCTCTACAAGGGGATAAGATTCTGACAACCTACAATTTATTTCTATATTTAGAAATATAGcccggaacaggcccttctgacccaagaAGCCACACAGACCAGCAAaccacctatttaatcctagcaatcacaggacaattcacaatgaccaattaacctactaaccggttcatcttggactgtgggaaccaactggagcacctggaggaaacccaagcattcacaggaaggacatacaaacttcttccaaaggacactggaattgaactctgaactccaacaccccaagctgtaatagattCACACCAACTGTTACGCTACTGTGGCGCACCATCTACCCTACCCTACCACTGTCTTCTTCTATCTACCCTACTACTGCCTCTCACTGTTACATACTGAATTTTACATcagcctcctcctcctcttctccgGTGGCCTATCCAATCTCCACTTAAGATTCAAACCCTCCAATACAGGCACCATTCCCTGTGCATCttttctgttctctctctccatcttccaggttgcagtgaccagaactgtgcacaataccccAAATGAGGCCTGATCAATGATTTGTACAACTGTAATATTATGTCCCCCATTCCTGTATTTTGGCTGATGAAGTCAagcattcttcaccaccctgccCACCTCTGTTGTGCCTTTCAGGGAACCACAACCTTGGTGAACAAGTACTCGCTGTTCATTAACACACCCCAGAGCAATGCCATTCATCATGTACATCTGGGCTTGGTTTGATTTACCAAAATATCCAACCTCACATTGACCATGttataaattccatctgccactctcttgcccacaTTCCCAGTTGATCTAAATCCTGTTGTAATCTTAGACAACCTTCTCCACCGTTTTTAGCATCAACTGCAAAGTTATTCTAATCATGTCACATACGTTCTCTTCCAAGTTATTTATACTGTATGACAAATAATGAAAGACCCAGTACCCATCTAAGGCACACTACTAGTTTCCACCTCCAATCTGAaaagcaaccctctactaccaccctcttcTTGCTATCATCAAGCCAATTATCTATCCTATTTCCAAACTCACTCTGGATCCCATATATTTTAACCTTTTGGGCCATGTGGGACTTTGTAAAAGGTCTTTCTGAAGTTCATATTGACAATGTTCAATGCACTGACCTTGTCACTCCTCTTGGTGAGTTTCTTAAAAAAAATCTCCAATTTGTGAGACATGACCTTCCATGAACAAAGCTTAATTAATCCTAGTCTTAacaaatgcaaataaaaaaatgaatTCCATCTCTCAGCATCCCTTCCAGTAACTTTTTCACTACTGACGCAACCTACAAAGCCAAGTAAAATTTCCCTGGACATCTTAAACTCCAAGTCTTGCTGGGTTTTACTGGACTTGAGTTACTAAATCCTCTTGACAGTTGCCTGTATTCTTTAAGATGCAGAAGAAAATGATCTTTCATCAGACGGAGACAAAGTGAAGCAAGTTACAAATTTCAAGCAAATGTGGAAGCAGAGAAAatgggtagtggtggtgggtggCTTAACAGGGTAGTAAACATTTGTGATAATGTGTAAGACAGGAGATGTTGAATGACAAGAAGGGATAGTGGAACAAAAATAGGCATAAAGAGTAGGACAAAGTGCTCCTGGTTATACTGAGATTATTCCTGGCTACTCTGAAATTGTTCCACTTTTAATTTACACTGGTAAGGAAGGAAATGGGTTTAGCATGAATAAAGGCATAAAGGAATATTGATCCAAGAAAGatgagaaaaataaataactgaATTACCTGCTGAAAGTCTTGAAATTATCATTAAACCTAAAAATATGTAATAATGCAAGATATGTTAGTGGGTATGGGGGGGTCAGGAAGGGGTAgaacctctggtgggggaacatgttgcatcCTTTTTAAGGCGGTTAGTTCACCTTTGGTCtccacctgtggctcctcgtagctgtttgcatgcgacagcagccacaccccgggcaatggcttcgacaagccggctaaaccaggtgagggtagtcaacgggtctcaaacccccggtgagacagggagttgtctatcccagcatatgaagacagactccagcggattgaaaGGACGAGactaatggaaggtccaacagacaagaaggcggtctctgcaagtgtcgtggaacgtgtagagcacaagacacagaagacgtcctggtcatccactgcacctagtcccatctccagccgtctcgactcttgtcttgccactggatccagatgggaattgggaagagagagtgaggctgacgctgcgcaactctccctcacttaaatccaaatcaagcgctagtctcgacaccaacaagccggctggtggcgtagtggcatcagtgctggacttcggggTGAGAGGTCCCGGGTTTGTATCCGgccagctcccctgcacgctctccatccgtgctgggttgagtgtcgagttaGCAACTCAACATCgtaaaaaaaagtactaatggtgtcaaggtcttcatcgatgacgatggacaAACCTCATGTAATAATGCATTTGATCAATTATATGGTTCCTCAAGTTAAAGAAAGAACAGCTTTTTACCTGCTCAAGCCCATTTCACTATTCAACAACAAAGATGATATTTAAATTTGTATAATCCCATTGTAATTTAATCCTAGATACCACTTTGGTAAATCTACACAGCACTCCCTCCAAATTTTACTTCTTTCTTAGGGCAGGATGCCCAGAAATACTGACAATCTAATCACCACTTTATATAGTTGTGGCATAGCTTCTACACACTTGTGCTCCAGTCAAGCATTCCTTTTGTGCTTTTTGATTATTTTCAGTAACTAACTGTTCATGATCTACGGAAATGGGGAAAAAAGCCAACACCTATAGAGCATCTAGAATCTACAATCCATTCAGATCTCCCAGTCCACTGCTTCAACTCCACAAATGACATTTTAATGCTAAACACGCATGGTTCCTCCCTTCCCCAGAAGTTTTCTGGACTTCATACAGAGAATATTCTGTCTTGTCCTATTTTAGCTTCAAGGTGAAATGCCCTCACTAAAATCTATCACTACATTGCTCCTTCATTCTACCTACTAATCTTTGTACATTAATTATACATTGCTGTTTCTCAGAAATACCTCTGCTCTGGGCTTGGGTAGCACAAAAATGACCATTGAAGAATAATTGGAGCAGCTGTCATACAAAAGATGTACACTCCACATTGATATACTATTCACATGCACAACTAGGAGGCAGGAGGAAACTGAAAAACTACAAACTGGCTGTGCTATCTTGAATTTCACCTACAAGTTAATGCAAGCACTCTCACATCTACATTAAGTCCAGATCTAACAAACTCGGGGTGGCAGACCAATGTGGAAATGAGGGCATATGGACTGTCAGATGAGTCCCCTTCCTGATGAGACACTAAACTGCAGCCCATCAACTCTTTTGGTAAGGCATTAAAGATCATACAGCACCATTTCAAACAATAGGAAGTAACCACCACATATCAGTCATACAGCTATACAGTATGCAAGCAGGCCCTCcagtccaactcatccatgccgacCAAGTTGCCTGTCCTGGTCCCACTTGTATGCATTTGCCgtttatccctctaaacctttcctattcatgtacctgtccaaatacccCTTAATCAACATCACCTAAAGGATAAATGGGGTCATTTAACACTGCTGTTTGATAGAAATCGCTGTACAGAGGCCTCCATCAGTCATGGTTGACCACAGATGTTGCATCCTGACAGTCtaatatgcaagcctgggcagtacaatatggagagcaagctgttgcccatgtagcaagttccccctctccacacatctgacgAACCCAAAGCAATGCCAGAGACCGAAAGtgtggcaccagcagcatcacaggggtTGGCAGTCAAcactgaactcaacataggactgcatTAGGGACTCCTCCAGGTTTTTCCCCTTGGGGCTGACttccgaagccttccccgtgagtggatatagctgcaaggcagtgtaAATTTGAGATcacagttttccttctcttagatgagctgccaacaatGGCTGACGAGCTCACTGTGGGAATTTTGGAAAAATTGCCAAACATTAATCTGATTTCATAAGTGTTTACTTGTCTTGAAAATTCTTTAGAATTTCCAGTGACTGTAAATGCTGCTACAAATGCTGCAAATCTTTTTCTTCCCATTTATGGCTGTAGTGACAAAAGACAAAAGCAACTTAACTGACTCCATAGGGCACGTTTATTGCACAAGGAAGTACATCCCGCCAACGGTGCAATGAAGCATGTCACCAGACCAGGACACAGCCAACACTTTTAGGTGAATGGTGCTAATTTAGACCTTAGTTTCTCCATTCTTGCTGGCAATAGGGTGGCCATCTCAACACAAAGCTCCAGCTCAGGTTCCATGGCTTTGGCAGCATCAGCGTGACAATTACAATAATCAACCACAAAGCGGTAACAGTCCACTGACTGCTGCATGTTCTCCAGCTGCAACTTTGGATCAGACGTGATCATTTTACTGTATAACCATCCAATACGAAACTTTGCCACCAATGCTGGCCGTAAAACATCAGATTCCAGTTGCTCTGGAAACTTCTTCTCCAAGTTCTTCAGGGAGTCCAGGAAGAGGCTGTAGTAGGAAATGGCTGACTGAGCCAAATGATTGATTTTCTTTATATTATGACTATCCAGCTCATCTAATCGGTTGGCAATGGAGACCTTTAGCTCCATCATTTCATAGTACGTATCCCCTATCTCAAACTGAAGTTGCCTGCAGACCAAGAGATAATACTGAGGGTTTAACTCTGTGTAGACGGCATTCAGCATATCTATACGCCGTTTATGCATCTTGCAACGCCTCTCCAAATCCTCTTCAAAGAATGCCAGGGCTTTGAATAATGCACTGTGATCCTGAACCACTTCAATATGGTCTGTTACATGATCGTCCAGCTGGAAGAACTCCTTGGCTTCGCGCACATAGCTCTGGCCAACCAGAAACACCTCACGGGCTTTCATGAAGTCCACAGGGTAAATGCAGCTCACCTTCTCCTCAACAGACTGGATCAGGTCAAATGTATCACTGGACCCAAACAGCACAGCACTTTTCCTCCCCTGCTCTTTCTCCTCCTCTTCTTTTTTTAATTTGGTCTTCAGCTCTTCCTGCCGATCCCAATCCAATTCACCAATGTCATTCTGTAAGAAAATATAGCTACAGCAAACAGAGTTTTCCCAACAGTTACTGCATTTGTCCACAACATTCATACTGTCAGATGTATGTAATGAGATGTGCTCCACCACACTCCACCAGGGAAATGCCCTGTCGTGTGAACACATCAGATGGCTGTAGCATAAGCTACAGAGAAAACATGTTTATGCCACAATATTTCAAAATGATGCAGGAATTTCCTGCTCTTGCCTGACAGGAGCAGGCACAGAGGGTATAGACTTGCATGTCAAGCACTGAACTCTAACAGAGAAGTGAATTTGGTAGGGGCACCAATCAGTCAAGTTGAAAATGTTAAATAAAGATCATATTGAATTAGCTGGTCCTATTTGAGGGCTTCCAGAATAAGGATAGCTACAAGTGTGGGCAATTGGGACTAGaaattttgttgccatttgccaGCAAGAAGCAACACCAGGAAAATGGAGAACTGGTTACAACAATGAATTCCCGCATGTGTTTTAACctgaaaatggcagagcagagcaaTTTTCATAGGGGTTGGTGGGATTTCGgtttcactaaccctaactctgCTCTTGGATAGGACTCCATCCCTCACAGAAAGTTGTGGAGGGATTTCTGATGCCACAAAGTTGAAATTCAATAATGATGACTCAGGGACCATTTTATAAAATACTCCTTGGAAAAGCAAGGAGAGATGAGCCAATAACAGGAATGACAAGGAACCTGGGGCAGTGGAAGGTGGGATCAGCTGGAACCCCTTCAAGAGCCAGTAAATACCCTGTTTGGGTATTCCTTTATTTTACTGACAATGAAATTAATTTTTCCTTTATCTCACCGTTCATCTAACAGATGATTCAAGTACGCACCTAAGGGACCACTCTAAAGGTTCAAGTATCAAAAAACCCAGGCCCACTTCAGATACCTCAAGCAGTTTGCGTGAATCTTGCAGTAGGTTGAGACAATATTTTATCCAACATCGTGCTATTTCTGCCTTCTTCTGTTGGAGCTGGTCCCGACGGTCCCTCTCTTCTTCGCCTGTGTTGGAGAAAAATGACTGGGTGGGTGCTTCCCATTAACTGCCCACACCCcgcccaaaaaaaaaacaacaaacacaaaTAAACCATATCATTACTCAAGTGTTCCCCACCACTGCCAGGTCAAAATTGATCCTCTCAGTCATCAACTGTCCTGGCCTATCAATTCACCTCCTACCCAATACTCTTCTGTCAGGAGAGAACTACAAAGACCTACTATCCTCCCATTAGACAAATTTCTTCACTCCTATATCTTAAAATGGCCTTCCCCTTAAGCTCCCTAGTTCAAAGTTatttagatcaggggtccccaaccttttttgcaacgcggaccggtttcttattgacaatattcttgcggaccggccgaccgtgggtggggtggtgggggggggggggggctgagtAGGGTTGccgacggacaagagtagcagtcgattacgttgtgtttaccccgagaaagactacaatgaccatgaagccttgcgcgggcaccagtgagCATGCGTGACTTGCGTATGCATGTATGTGattagtggctaatacactcaatttcatttctaaaagggtttatctaacgaatttaatattaaacacacagtgcatattttcttcCCATGAATATAGttataagtcaattatcaggggaggacaggggagcttgaagtaagtgtggaacgagcttccagtcgaagtggtagaggcaggttcgatattatcatttaaagaaaaaatggataggtatatggacaggaaaggaatgaaaggttatgggctgagtgcaggtcggtgggactaggtgagagtatcgttcggcacagactagaagggcagagatggcctgttaccgtgctgtaatttttatatggttatattagtcacttataagtcaatagcatcataacattttaagtaacgtttggatattaaacacacagcacatattttctccgtatgaacatataaaatcattgcaacacaccaatatcgctgaattagTGGGAGCCCTGAGCTTATTTTCCTGCAAcaaagacggtcccatcgaggggtgatgggagacagcgatacttgaacggggttccttatgtccagtctattccacaatttagttttcgttgcattcattgcagaaaactccgcttcgcagcgatatgatgttggaaatggaagcaacattttcagtgcttttgtggctatcacaggacatttagccttgactttgatccggaatgccggcagagatgttatgtcaaacatacttttcagcccgccgtcacttgcaagctcgaggagttgatcttcttcccgcgctgacatgcaTGACACGTGagtaatgaccttgcgtgcgtaatggctcaacagtgggcgtgacagggaatgaggaaaggtgcagctgactcctatcgccaaatcatgttgtttccttgcggcccggtagcacatgctttgtggcttgGTGGTTGGGGGCCGCTGATTTAGATACAGGAAAAAGCCAGTGTATCCTCACTGTAGGCTCATACAGAACTTTAAGGTGCATTGGAGATATGGTGACTTGGCTGattagattcagaactggcttgtgtaTAAAAGACAGGGTAGTGATCAATGGGATTTATTTTGGGTAGAGGTACATAACTAGTGATGCTCTCCAAGAAGTCTGCTGTTTGCGATTCATATGAATTACTTGGAGTGCGTGGATGGGTGTGTTAACAAGTCCAcatatgatacaaagattagtgaTTTTGAGAATAGTGTAGATTTCCGAAGGATACAGCAGGACAATGATCAGTTGCAGGTATGGGTGAGGAAATGGCAAATGGCGTTTAATCTACTCAAATATTCAGGTAACGCATTCGTGAAAAATCTAAGGTAACAGGAATGTACATAGCTAATGGCAATGATACTGTTCAGAAGGATCTTAGGGATCCAAGTTCATGGCTacttgaaagtggctgcacaggttgatagagtggGAAGGAAGGTCAAGACAAAGATATACAGGctctatatatttttttaaagcaGCATGGTGAGTACCTGGAGTATACTGCCAGGGATGGCTATGGAGGCAAATTCAAGAGCTGTGTTTaagaggcacatgaatatgcagagaataaaGGGATAAGAACGTTGTTTGGTCAGAACGAATTAGTTTAGTTATTtagttcagtacaacattgtgtgaAGGGCCTGGCCTGTAATGTTCTGCTCCATATACCTGCAAACACTATTGAGACCATTGCAAGATAGTCACACTTACTTTCCTCTGCTGGAGATTCCGAGGACACTGCTCCTGCTTGGTTAAAGATCACATTGGAAGCAGCAAGGCACAGGCGACCTTCCATGTAACGCTGCTGCTCAAGAAAAAACAAACAATATGTTGGGTGAAACTCAAGTTCCATATTATTGATTGCTATTTCCACTGTGGCTCTTAATTAAAGTAACTGCCTTCTCCATTTAAAAACCATAGCCTGGCACATGGAGAATGCCCCGTCCTAAAGCCTGCTGCAACATAGTCCTCTGTGTGGTGCTGCATCATGATGTTGTATTGCTCTGCTTCCCCCTAGTGGACAAGCATAATTAATACCTGCATACCCACTTGCATCACTACCAGAGCACCCCTCTTTCAGTTGGAGCCTCAGCTGGCAGGATCATCAATTCCTAGCCAATTCCTGTCACCACTTCCTGATGGAGACACAAATGAGTAACTCGGAATCAAGGATAACATCCATTTTATTTCCACCATCCTATTGTATCCTTTCACTACAAGGGCTAAGATCAGGTAATTTAATACAGACCAAGGATTATACAAGGAGCCATCCTGCCTGCATGATTTCATATTAGGAATAAAACTTAACTAAAACTATAATTGCATTCAAAGGATTCTGCCAAGAAACTATATTCAAAACCTTATATACACCCCACATACTCatttccttctctgccactttaGTGTGGCTCCTGCATCCCATTTTGTTCATTCAATCCTCTAGCACTGCCTCTGACATCTCTTGTATCATCCCTCATCTCTTCCATCTATTTACTATACCTCTGTTCCAACCTGCCTGCCAGCTTGACACCTTAAGACCCTTATTGATTTCATCTCATTGTATCTCCAAGTTCATTcctccacacctgcccctacttTTGTCAGTATACTCCTTCAATTACCCCCATGCCCTCTGCCTCCTCCCTTACCCCTCCCAATCGTATCACATGCTTGCCTTCCCGGTCCTCCTTTCCCCACACCCCCATGCGATACCCATGTCAGTGCTACAGCTTTGCCTCACTACCCCCAGTACCCACTGACCTGACTCCACCGAAGTAACATGCTTGTTGCCAGAATCC
This window encodes:
- the kifbp gene encoding KIF-binding protein codes for the protein MAAQEGGPELRLKYSRALNLSEVESKQDPESEPYRSKYAARELLKELKAAVGHRAQAGDSEDERAEERRLQDGQWLQKLGVLELQLGLNHAETEELSAGEEHLAKCVRVLEAFKLSPEAVSVFIQAENQLGILWAGLEEMEKAKTYLEDAEALYNQYIKEIGTPPWDTHEHFLGEEDRLSEQERQKRFEKVYTHTLYYLAQVYKHLDMNEKAARYCHTTLQRQLQFNHYNPVEWAINAATLSQYYITKQRYMEGRLCLAASNVIFNQAGAVSSESPAEESEEERDRRDQLQQKKAEIARCWIKYCLNLLQDSRKLLENDIGELDWDRQEELKTKLKKEEEEKEQGRKSAVLFGSSDTFDLIQSVEEKVSCIYPVDFMKAREVFLVGQSYVREAKEFFQLDDHVTDHIEVVQDHSALFKALAFFEEDLERRCKMHKRRIDMLNAVYTELNPQYYLLVCRQLQFEIGDTYYEMMELKVSIANRLDELDSHNIKKINHLAQSAISYYSLFLDSLKNLEKKFPEQLESDVLRPALVAKFRIGWLYSKMITSDPKLQLENMQQSVDCYRFVVDYCNCHADAAKAMEPELELCVEMATLLPARMEKLRSKLAPFT